The nucleotide sequence GCGGCGTTTTTCTCATCTAGCCGCCAACCTCGGACACAAGATCGCGAGCCGAGTCCGCGAGTTTCACAGCGGCCTCGACACGATCCACGGCCCGGGATCGCTGGCCGCGCTGATTGGGCTTTCGCTCCTGATGTGGTTCATGATCATCATGACGTATCAGGACGTGGCCCATTCCTATGGAGTGGAATCTCTCGACATACAGCGGTCCCAGGTACTGGTGCTCATGGGCGCGAGCATGATCGGGTCGATGGTGCAGTTGCCGGGAGTCGGCGGAGGATCGCAACTTGCCACCATCGCAACCCTGGAAAAGGTGTTTGATGTCCCCAAGGAACTGGCCGCCAGCTGCGGCATCATGTTGTGGCTGGTCACATTTGTATCAGTTGTTCCGCTGGGATTGTTTCTTGCACATCGAGAGCGGTTGTCGCTCCGTAAGCTGTCGGAGGAGACGGCAAAAAAAGAGGATGAGGTTGCGCCGGCATCCTAGGAATGCGGATTCCGTGCCGGTTTAAAGAAGCAAATCTAAAGCCTGAACCACGAAGGACACCAAGGGTTCACGAAGGCTTCTCTTCCAGCAGTCATTTCCTGAACGCGCCTCTTAGCCATGCTGGTTCGCGTCGGACAAATTCACACGCACCCCCCTGCTACAATCGGTGGTATTCCTGAGTACCAATTAGCGCCATATGAAGTGTCCCTTTTGCGGATTTGAAAATGACAAGGTGGTGGATTCGCGCGAGAGTAAAGAGGCGGATTCGATCCGCCGCCGCCGCGAATGTCTGAAGTGCGAAAAGCGCTTCACGACTTACGAACGCATCGACGAAATCCCCTACATGGTGGTGAAAAAGGACGGCCGGCGGGAGCGGTTTGACCGTCAGAAAGTTCTGAACGGACTGATGCGCGCCTGCGAAAAAAGGCCCGTGCCCATCAGTAAGCTTGAACAAATCGTCAACGAAGCAGAAGCTTTTGTGATCGAGTCCGCCGAGCGCGAACGGAAGACGAGCGAAGTTGGCGAACTGATCATGAATCGCCTGCGCCGGTATGACAAAGTTGCGTATGTGCGATTTGCCTCCGTGTATCTGGACTTCAAGGACGTGCAGGAGTTCATGGCCGAGTTGAAGGACCTGCTGAAAACCAAGGAACTGCCCGAGCAGAAAAGCAAAACCACGGCGAAGTAGTTCGCCCCACATTTGAATTCATGACACATAAAATTACCCTTATCCCCGGCGACGGCATTGGACCTGAAGTTACACAGGCGGCTGTGCGCATTCTCGAAGCGACCGGCGTCAAGTTTGAATGGGAGAGCTTCGCAGCTGGTGCGGAAGCTTTTGAGAGATACAAGGAATACATTCCCAAGGAACTGACGGAATCGATCGAACGCACGCGGGTCGGACTGAAGGGGCCCGTCACAACGCCCATCGGGGGCGGGTTTTCCAGCATCAACGTGGAGTTGCGCAAGCGTTTTGAGCTGTTCGCGAATTTCCGTCCGATCACGAATCTGCCGCATATTCCTGCGCGTTATCCGAATGTTGACCTCATTATCGTTCGCGAAAACACCGAGGGTCTGTATTCCGGAATCGAGCATGAGGTCATCCCGGGCGTGGTCGAAAGCCTGAAGATCATCACGGAAAAAGCTTCCACGCGAATTTCGCGTTTTGCCTTTGACTACGCGCGCAAGTATCACCGCAAGAAGATTCACTCGATCCACAAAGCCAACATCATGAAGATGTCGGACGGCCTGTTTCTGCGCTGTTCGCGGACGGTGGCGAAGGAATATCCCGAGATCACGTACGGCGAACACATCGTTGACAACACGTGCATGCAACTCGTGATGAATCCCTATCAGTACGACATCCTGCTGATGGAAAATCTGTACGGTGACATTGTTTCCGACTTGTGTGCTGGACTGGTAGGCGGCCTGGGAGTCGTGCCGGGCGCAAATTTTGGACACGAGTGCGCGATCTTCGAGGCGGTTCACGGATCGGCTCCGGATATCGCCGGGAAGAATCTGGCGAACCCCACTGCCGTACTGCGTTCGTCCCTACTGATGCTGCACCATCTGGGCGAGCACGATGCTGCCCAGCGAATCCAAGCCGCTCTCGATCATGTGTTCATCGATCGGACGAAACTCACCCGCGACGTGGGCGGGACCGCAGGCACTTCGCAATTCGCGGACGCGGTGATCGCGGCCATGGAATCGCAAAAAACCGCCGCCAATACCACACCCTAAACGTAGAGACACGGCTTAGTGCGTCTTCCGCTGGCACACCATAGAAGACTTTGACAGAGACGGGGCAAGCCCCGTCTCTA is from Acidobacteriota bacterium and encodes:
- a CDS encoding isocitrate/isopropylmalate dehydrogenase family protein; translation: MTHKITLIPGDGIGPEVTQAAVRILEATGVKFEWESFAAGAEAFERYKEYIPKELTESIERTRVGLKGPVTTPIGGGFSSINVELRKRFELFANFRPITNLPHIPARYPNVDLIIVRENTEGLYSGIEHEVIPGVVESLKIITEKASTRISRFAFDYARKYHRKKIHSIHKANIMKMSDGLFLRCSRTVAKEYPEITYGEHIVDNTCMQLVMNPYQYDILLMENLYGDIVSDLCAGLVGGLGVVPGANFGHECAIFEAVHGSAPDIAGKNLANPTAVLRSSLLMLHHLGEHDAAQRIQAALDHVFIDRTKLTRDVGGTAGTSQFADAVIAAMESQKTAANTTP
- the nrdR gene encoding transcriptional repressor NrdR — its product is MKCPFCGFENDKVVDSRESKEADSIRRRRECLKCEKRFTTYERIDEIPYMVVKKDGRRERFDRQKVLNGLMRACEKRPVPISKLEQIVNEAEAFVIESAERERKTSEVGELIMNRLRRYDKVAYVRFASVYLDFKDVQEFMAELKDLLKTKELPEQKSKTTAK